A genomic window from Sporosarcina sp. Marseille-Q4063 includes:
- a CDS encoding winged-helix domain-containing protein yields the protein MRKVHIISIQKSYLDIIVNQLVDIFGGKVELSAITLHEMTKGIISEEDIVVLSKEIIKGLARSFIPEACPIIIAQREVNIAATKELYKLPKGQQILVINDTVEHAEETAISLENIYFEHEYTAFDPTGLIPENISWIVTPGEMELVPKGFTNVIDIGPRGLDFNTVLKIANLLDIEKDHTSFVNLFFKSQLSLLEKSRDARNDFMDKKIIEHSNGNGSLSTEAMGLIIEKIEAHGFLEESLAILEIYKETKKNFESIGRTKVKISLRDKGINLTDQQLRLRLEIMQELGLLNARLGRGGTKLSGKGEAFLKQQRSM from the coding sequence ATGCGGAAAGTTCATATCATATCCATACAGAAAAGTTATTTAGATATTATTGTTAATCAATTAGTAGATATCTTTGGCGGGAAAGTTGAACTATCAGCGATCACTTTGCATGAAATGACGAAAGGCATCATTTCAGAAGAAGATATCGTTGTCTTGTCGAAAGAAATCATAAAAGGGCTTGCACGTTCATTTATTCCAGAAGCATGTCCAATCATCATCGCGCAACGGGAAGTAAACATAGCGGCCACGAAAGAACTTTATAAATTGCCAAAAGGTCAACAAATACTGGTTATTAACGACACAGTTGAACATGCGGAAGAAACAGCCATTTCTCTTGAAAATATATATTTTGAGCACGAATATACAGCCTTTGATCCAACGGGTTTAATTCCTGAAAATATCAGTTGGATCGTGACTCCCGGTGAGATGGAATTGGTACCGAAGGGTTTTACGAATGTAATTGATATTGGGCCTAGAGGATTGGATTTCAATACTGTGTTGAAAATCGCGAATCTACTCGACATTGAGAAGGACCATACCTCATTTGTGAATCTATTTTTCAAATCACAGTTATCATTATTGGAAAAATCACGGGATGCACGTAATGATTTTATGGACAAGAAAATAATCGAGCATTCGAACGGAAATGGTTCATTATCGACAGAGGCTATGGGTTTAATTATCGAGAAAATTGAGGCGCATGGTTTTTTAGAAGAAAGCTTGGCAATCTTAGAGATTTATAAAGAAACGAAGAAAAACTTCGAATCCATAGGTCGGACAAAAGTGAAAATAAGTTTACGCGACAAAGGAATTAATTTGACAGATCAGCAACTACGGCTTCGGTTAGAGATCATGCAGGAATTGGGTCTCTTAAATGCACGTCTGGGTAGAGGCGGTACGAAATTGTCGGGTAAAGGCGAGGCGTTTTTAAAGCAACAGCGAAGTATGTAG
- a CDS encoding DUF4282 domain-containing protein produces MICVNCSHEQASGKFCGKCGTSLQGVETSQVGEITVSQLETETAASNVSESITQPVRNRATPVQPNREGKSWMKEFLHFDKMITTSIIKFVFWIGAGLSILAGLIIMISGFVSEGIFVLLGLLAIVVGPIVVRIYCELLIVFFKIHEALQDLKGSSFNR; encoded by the coding sequence GTGATATGTGTAAATTGCAGTCACGAACAAGCTAGTGGGAAGTTTTGTGGGAAATGTGGAACGTCATTGCAAGGGGTGGAAACGTCGCAAGTTGGGGAAATAACCGTCTCGCAGCTTGAAACTGAAACTGCAGCATCCAATGTGAGCGAATCGATTACTCAACCTGTTCGAAACCGGGCAACACCAGTTCAGCCAAATAGAGAGGGGAAAAGTTGGATGAAAGAATTCTTGCATTTTGACAAAATGATTACAACGTCCATTATTAAATTTGTTTTTTGGATTGGTGCCGGATTATCAATCTTAGCTGGCCTTATTATTATGATTTCCGGCTTCGTCTCTGAAGGAATTTTTGTGCTTTTAGGTCTTTTAGCTATCGTTGTGGGTCCAATAGTCGTCCGGATTTATTGTGAACTCTTAATTGTGTTCTTCAAAATTCATGAAGCATTACAGGATTTAAAAGGAAGTTCTTTTAATAGATAA
- a CDS encoding peptide ABC transporter substrate-binding protein: MKKRFSLVLTIMLALSIFLSGCGFSDTKKNDGDTGKDDAKEKVANLSLNNDIPDLNQVLTTDGISFSILNNVMEGLYRLGKDHNPEPAMAESVDVSDDKLTYTFHLRDGIKWSNGDPVTAEDFKYSWLRAMHPDTSGAYADILYNYIVGGEEFFEGEADESAVAIDAKDAKTLEVTLKTPTPFFLGLTAFVTYFPLNEKFIDEIGDEKFALTADSILYNGPFVMTEYNQAQGVSLEKNEHYWDIDNVDLDKATMKVIKENSTALNLYEAGDLDRVYLASADVDSYKDDAEFGTETEFISWYLQFNFLEKPFDNVNIRKAFQLAYDQEVLTKNILNNGSEPAYGLVAAGVHGNDDKTFRELNGDIIKPDYEKAKEYLAKGIEEIGGELPPLEILTADDTIAKDTATFLQSQFKKNIDVDVNIVTKPYSGRLDAMREHDYQMGISRWGSDYNDALDILDLWKGDPPRGLRGSYSSEEYMAFIDNAIAEKDEEKRLQMLMDAEKLMLVDDGTLGPLYFEGQAFLQKPYMKNYVTHPYGASVELKYITIE, encoded by the coding sequence ATGAAGAAGAGATTTAGTCTTGTACTGACAATCATGCTTGCGTTATCGATTTTCTTAAGCGGTTGTGGATTTTCAGATACCAAGAAAAATGACGGTGATACCGGAAAAGATGATGCGAAAGAAAAGGTCGCTAATCTTAGTTTGAATAATGATATTCCCGATTTAAACCAAGTATTAACAACAGATGGTATATCATTTTCAATCTTGAATAACGTCATGGAAGGATTGTATCGGTTAGGTAAAGATCATAATCCAGAACCGGCAATGGCGGAAAGTGTTGATGTTTCCGATGACAAATTGACGTATACGTTCCATTTAAGAGATGGTATCAAATGGAGTAACGGTGATCCAGTGACAGCTGAAGATTTCAAGTATTCATGGTTACGAGCGATGCACCCAGATACTTCAGGTGCTTATGCGGATATCCTTTATAACTATATCGTCGGCGGGGAAGAGTTTTTCGAGGGTGAAGCAGATGAATCCGCGGTAGCTATCGATGCAAAAGACGCAAAAACTTTGGAAGTGACATTAAAAACGCCAACACCATTTTTCCTTGGTTTAACGGCATTTGTTACTTATTTCCCGTTGAATGAAAAGTTTATCGATGAGATTGGCGATGAAAAGTTTGCATTAACTGCAGATTCGATTTTATATAATGGACCTTTTGTGATGACGGAATATAACCAAGCCCAAGGTGTGAGCTTGGAGAAGAATGAGCACTATTGGGATATCGATAATGTCGATTTGGATAAAGCGACAATGAAAGTGATCAAGGAGAATAGTACGGCGTTGAATTTATATGAGGCTGGAGATTTGGACCGCGTTTATTTAGCGTCAGCAGATGTTGACTCGTATAAGGACGATGCGGAATTTGGAACGGAAACTGAATTTATATCATGGTATCTGCAGTTTAACTTCCTAGAAAAACCGTTTGATAACGTTAATATTCGTAAAGCGTTTCAATTGGCTTACGACCAAGAAGTACTGACAAAAAACATCTTGAATAATGGTTCTGAACCTGCTTATGGGCTTGTCGCGGCGGGTGTACACGGTAACGATGATAAGACGTTCCGTGAGTTGAATGGCGATATTATTAAACCGGATTATGAAAAAGCTAAGGAATATTTGGCAAAAGGAATAGAGGAAATCGGTGGGGAACTTCCGCCATTGGAAATATTGACTGCGGATGACACGATCGCGAAAGATACCGCGACTTTCCTTCAAAGTCAATTCAAAAAGAACATTGACGTTGATGTTAATATCGTAACGAAACCTTACAGCGGACGTTTGGACGCAATGAGAGAACATGATTACCAAATGGGTATTTCTAGATGGGGTTCTGATTACAACGATGCTTTGGACATTTTGGATTTATGGAAAGGTGATCCACCGAGAGGACTGCGCGGTAGTTATTCAAGCGAAGAATATATGGCCTTTATTGACAATGCAATCGCAGAAAAAGATGAGGAAAAGCGTCTGCAAATGTTAATGGATGCTGAGAAACTTATGCTTGTTGATGACGGAACATTAGGACCACTTTATTTTGAAGGGCAAGCATTTCTGCAAAAGCCATACATGAAAAATTATGTAACACATCCGTATGGTGCCTCAGTAGAGTTGAAGTATATAACAATAGAATAG
- a CDS encoding ABC transporter ATP-binding protein codes for METVLEIENLHISFHTYAGVVKAVRGVNLQVKKGETLAIVGESGSGKTVTSKAIMKLLPDNIAKIEQGSIHFDGKDLTKLSEREMQHVRGSEISMIFQDPMTALNPTMTVGKQVIEGIIKHQRLGKAEAYKAAENLFELVGIPDAKFRLHQYPHQFSGGMRQRVVIALALACNPKILIADEPTTALDVTIQAQILELLKDIQKKLGTSIILITHDLGVVANMADTVAVMYAGKVVETGTVDEIFYKPQHPYNWGLLSSMPDMDFKGELISIPGSPPDLMNPPAGDAFAARNEFAMKIDYEKEPPMFKVSDTHYAATWLLHPKAPEIKMPDVIKEKQARSVILDESKKVVRDQEVLLQVQDLSKHFTVNNKESLKAVNNISFDIMRGETLGLVGESGCGKSTTGRTIMKLYEATNGEVYYEGKPIQGDLSKKEESQMRRKMQMIFQDPYASLDPRKTVEDTIAEGMDIHGLAKSKEDRKAKVIELLETVGLNKEHAGRYPHEFSGGQRQRIGIARALAVEPEFIIADEPISALDVSIQAQVVNLMKKLQEEKGLTYLFIAHDLSMVKYISDRIGVMYLGNLVELATSDDLYNEPLHPYTQALLSAIPTPDPERERERERTMLEGELPNAINPPVGCAFRTRCPLAMEKCGEVQEWREVREGHWVACHLVTGDEKVAVGDREEGMLMR; via the coding sequence GTGGAAACAGTATTAGAAATTGAGAATCTTCATATTTCATTCCATACATATGCCGGTGTAGTGAAGGCTGTTAGAGGTGTAAACCTTCAAGTGAAGAAGGGCGAAACGTTAGCAATTGTCGGTGAATCCGGTTCTGGTAAAACAGTGACATCAAAGGCGATCATGAAATTGCTTCCAGATAATATTGCGAAAATAGAACAGGGATCCATACATTTTGATGGCAAGGATTTAACGAAGTTATCTGAGCGGGAAATGCAACATGTTCGCGGTTCTGAAATCTCGATGATTTTCCAAGATCCGATGACAGCGCTAAATCCCACGATGACGGTTGGAAAACAAGTCATAGAAGGTATTATCAAACATCAACGTTTGGGGAAAGCGGAAGCTTATAAAGCTGCGGAGAATTTATTTGAATTGGTTGGAATCCCAGATGCCAAGTTTCGTCTGCATCAGTATCCTCACCAGTTTTCCGGTGGGATGCGCCAGCGCGTGGTGATTGCATTGGCATTGGCTTGTAACCCAAAAATATTGATAGCGGATGAACCGACAACTGCGTTGGATGTCACGATTCAGGCTCAAATATTAGAGTTATTAAAAGATATTCAAAAGAAGCTAGGTACATCCATTATCTTAATTACGCATGATTTAGGTGTTGTTGCAAATATGGCTGACACGGTTGCTGTCATGTATGCGGGGAAAGTTGTTGAAACGGGCACGGTAGATGAAATCTTTTATAAACCACAACATCCTTATAATTGGGGTCTATTAAGTTCGATGCCTGACATGGATTTTAAAGGTGAATTGATTTCAATACCAGGGAGTCCTCCAGATTTAATGAATCCACCGGCGGGCGATGCGTTTGCTGCACGAAATGAATTTGCGATGAAAATTGACTATGAAAAAGAACCGCCCATGTTTAAGGTGTCGGATACACATTACGCCGCAACATGGCTGTTACATCCTAAGGCGCCTGAAATTAAAATGCCGGATGTTATTAAGGAGAAACAGGCAAGAAGTGTTATTTTGGATGAATCGAAAAAGGTTGTGCGGGATCAAGAGGTACTGTTGCAGGTTCAAGATTTGTCAAAACATTTTACTGTTAATAATAAAGAGTCGTTAAAAGCAGTCAATAATATCAGTTTTGACATTATGCGCGGCGAAACGTTGGGACTTGTCGGTGAATCGGGCTGTGGGAAGTCAACAACCGGCCGTACCATCATGAAGTTATACGAAGCTACTAATGGTGAGGTTTATTATGAGGGTAAACCGATTCAGGGAGATCTTTCAAAGAAAGAAGAAAGCCAGATGCGACGTAAAATGCAAATGATTTTCCAAGATCCATATGCATCGCTCGATCCTAGAAAAACAGTCGAAGACACCATTGCGGAAGGCATGGATATTCATGGTTTAGCTAAAAGTAAGGAGGACCGAAAAGCTAAGGTTATAGAGTTATTAGAAACGGTTGGTCTGAATAAGGAACATGCAGGTAGATATCCACATGAGTTTTCAGGCGGTCAACGTCAACGTATCGGAATTGCTCGTGCATTAGCAGTTGAGCCCGAGTTTATTATTGCGGACGAACCGATTTCTGCATTGGATGTTTCTATTCAAGCACAGGTAGTCAATCTAATGAAGAAACTCCAAGAAGAAAAGGGCCTGACGTATTTGTTTATAGCCCATGATCTTTCAATGGTTAAGTATATAAGTGATCGAATCGGGGTTATGTATTTAGGAAACTTGGTTGAACTGGCTACTTCCGATGATTTATATAACGAACCCCTTCACCCATATACGCAGGCTTTACTGTCTGCGATTCCTACTCCGGATCCAGAACGGGAAAGGGAACGCGAAAGAACGATGCTTGAAGGCGAATTGCCGAATGCGATTAATCCACCGGTAGGGTGTGCTTTTAGAACAAGGTGTCCGTTGGCGATGGAGAAGTGCGGGGAAGTGCAGGAGTGGCGAGAGGTTCGGGAGGGGCATTGGGTTGCTTGTCATTTGGTGACGGGTGATGAAAAAGTAGCGGTAGGTGATCGTGAGGAAGGAATGCTTATGCGGTAG
- a CDS encoding ABC transporter permease, whose product MKKYVIVRLVNIVITLFIIASATFFLMKMLPGSPFDEEKLSELTDEARLEFLERYGLNDPVMVQYAKYLGNIVKGDLGISYYFKGQDVSSLIIDRIGPSATIGLQAVLLGLSVGLILGMVAAFRHNTGWDYATMVIAVLGVSIPNFVLAALLQYYVGLKWGVLPIAYWENYSSSVMPTMALSLTVIAMVARFMRNEMLEVLQQDYIITARSKGIGQWAVIIKHAVRNALIPVITILGPIAVSLLTGSLVIENIFGIPGIGSLFVDSIKVSDYTTIMGLTLFYSAFFILTILIVDLLYGLVDPRIRINGVKE is encoded by the coding sequence GTGAAAAAGTATGTTATTGTGCGTCTTGTTAATATTGTCATCACGTTATTTATCATTGCCTCCGCAACTTTTTTCCTGATGAAAATGCTTCCTGGTTCGCCATTTGATGAGGAGAAGCTTTCCGAACTTACGGATGAAGCACGTTTGGAATTCCTTGAACGATATGGTCTGAATGATCCCGTTATGGTTCAGTATGCAAAGTATTTGGGAAATATCGTGAAGGGAGATTTGGGAATCTCTTATTATTTCAAAGGTCAGGATGTAAGTTCGCTGATTATTGATCGAATCGGACCTTCAGCAACGATTGGCCTTCAGGCAGTATTACTGGGGCTTTCCGTAGGATTGATATTGGGAATGGTTGCAGCTTTTCGACATAACACGGGATGGGACTATGCAACTATGGTCATTGCTGTTCTCGGTGTATCGATACCCAACTTTGTATTAGCAGCATTATTGCAATACTATGTCGGGTTGAAGTGGGGAGTTTTACCGATTGCCTATTGGGAAAATTATTCGAGTTCGGTGATGCCGACGATGGCGTTATCGTTGACTGTCATTGCTATGGTCGCTCGTTTTATGCGTAATGAAATGCTGGAGGTTTTACAGCAGGATTATATTATTACCGCAAGATCAAAAGGAATTGGTCAATGGGCAGTCATTATTAAACATGCAGTCCGAAATGCGCTTATTCCGGTTATTACGATTCTGGGGCCGATTGCTGTTAGTTTATTGACGGGTTCGTTGGTTATAGAAAATATATTTGGTATTCCAGGTATTGGTAGTCTGTTTGTGGATTCTATTAAAGTCAGTGATTACACAACGATTATGGGACTAACTCTATTCTACAGTGCATTTTTCATCTTAACGATCTTGATTGTTGACCTACTTTATGGACTAGTGGACCCACGAATCCGGATTAATGGCGTGAAGGAGTGA
- a CDS encoding ABC transporter permease: MNHSREFKDEDLPNEFFEIVGRRESESEMISRPPISAWKDGWIRLKKNKAAIFSLIVLIAIILMAIIAPFLSSHTYFETNYDKTFLKPSAEHWLGTDKFGRDQWIRMWEGTRISLFIAFLAAYLDLMIGVTYGAISALYGGRLDNFMQRVIEILVGIPNLVVIILLIMVMKPGIMTITIAMVLTGWVTMARLVRAQILKFKNQEFILASKALGATNRRLITSHLIPNTMGIIIINMMFTIPGAIFTEAFLSFIGLGLQEPLASLGVLINDGFQAMRNHFYLLLFPAFIIIALMVCFNSLADGLRDALDPRMRK, encoded by the coding sequence ATGAATCATTCAAGAGAATTTAAAGATGAAGACTTGCCAAATGAATTTTTCGAGATCGTTGGCCGGAGAGAATCTGAAAGTGAAATGATTTCACGACCGCCTATTTCCGCATGGAAAGATGGCTGGATTCGTTTAAAGAAAAACAAGGCTGCGATTTTCAGTTTGATTGTTTTGATCGCAATTATATTAATGGCTATCATTGCACCCTTTTTGTCCAGCCATACTTATTTTGAAACAAATTACGATAAAACATTTCTGAAACCAAGCGCAGAGCACTGGCTTGGCACAGATAAGTTTGGTCGCGATCAATGGATAAGAATGTGGGAAGGGACTCGGATTTCTCTTTTTATTGCCTTTTTGGCTGCTTATTTAGACTTGATGATTGGTGTCACTTACGGAGCCATTTCGGCTTTATATGGCGGTAGATTAGATAACTTCATGCAAAGAGTGATTGAGATTTTAGTAGGAATACCAAATCTAGTTGTCATTATCTTACTGATTATGGTCATGAAGCCTGGAATCATGACAATCACGATTGCGATGGTGTTAACAGGTTGGGTTACGATGGCGCGGTTAGTTAGGGCGCAAATTTTGAAGTTTAAAAACCAAGAATTTATTTTAGCATCTAAAGCTTTAGGCGCCACTAATAGGCGACTTATAACGAGTCATTTGATTCCCAATACGATGGGTATCATTATTATTAATATGATGTTTACGATTCCTGGTGCGATTTTTACAGAGGCTTTTTTAAGTTTTATTGGATTGGGACTACAGGAACCGCTTGCTTCATTGGGTGTTCTGATAAATGATGGTTTCCAAGCGATGAGAAATCATTTTTACTTACTTCTATTTCCAGCCTTTATTATTATCGCATTAATGGTTTGTTTTAACTCATTGGCAGACGGTTTACGTGATGCGCTAGATCCGAGAATGAGAAAATGA
- a CDS encoding asparaginase — protein sequence MDAEHLVDVIRGNLVESEHWGHIAVVNGDGEVLYSNGDPNRVTFARSSMKPLQAIPIVETGAATAYELDQADLSLACASHSGEDQHTDRVKSILGRLGLTPSSLKCGTHPPRWKETYDALIKSGTEVTAEYNNCSGKHSGMLATAIHMGESVEDYYKTDHPVQQRIMEVISDLAEVPVDEIEIGIDGCGVPVHGIPLKNLAMSFAKMANPSSQPEERRKAIEQVTSSMMAAPEMVAGTERFCSDFMRVEEGRMFGKGGAEGVYCIGDLVTGLGIAIKIEDGAGRATSPVAVEVLEQLGLLTEKQKGLLRDYHYPKLKNCRDEVIGQLRPAFTLKKSVHSFS from the coding sequence ATGGATGCGGAACATTTAGTGGATGTGATTAGGGGAAATCTTGTTGAAAGTGAACATTGGGGGCATATTGCGGTCGTGAATGGTGACGGCGAAGTTCTTTATTCCAATGGGGATCCGAATCGGGTGACTTTTGCTCGCTCCTCGATGAAACCGTTGCAAGCCATTCCGATTGTTGAAACCGGTGCGGCGACGGCTTATGAATTAGACCAGGCCGATTTGTCATTGGCTTGTGCGTCCCATAGTGGAGAAGATCAGCATACGGATCGTGTTAAATCGATTCTTGGTCGACTTGGTTTAACACCGAGTAGTTTGAAGTGCGGGACACATCCGCCGAGATGGAAAGAAACTTATGATGCATTAATAAAATCCGGTACCGAAGTTACTGCAGAATACAATAATTGTTCGGGTAAACATAGCGGCATGTTGGCGACCGCGATACATATGGGTGAAAGTGTAGAAGATTACTATAAGACGGATCATCCAGTTCAACAAAGAATCATGGAGGTAATCAGTGATCTGGCTGAAGTTCCGGTTGATGAAATTGAAATTGGGATTGACGGTTGTGGTGTTCCAGTTCACGGTATTCCACTGAAAAATCTTGCAATGAGCTTTGCTAAAATGGCGAATCCTTCATCTCAACCAGAGGAGCGAAGAAAAGCAATTGAACAAGTAACGTCCTCAATGATGGCAGCACCAGAAATGGTCGCCGGTACGGAACGTTTTTGTTCAGATTTCATGAGAGTTGAAGAAGGTCGCATGTTTGGGAAAGGCGGCGCAGAAGGGGTTTACTGTATCGGCGATCTTGTAACTGGTCTTGGAATTGCGATTAAAATTGAAGATGGTGCGGGTCGTGCAACTTCGCCTGTTGCGGTTGAGGTGTTAGAGCAGCTAGGGTTACTGACTGAAAAACAAAAGGGACTTTTACGTGATTATCATTATCCTAAGTTGAAAAATTGCAGAGATGAAGTTATTGGACAACTGCGTCCAGCGTTTACATTGAAAAAGAGCGTGCACTCATTTTCATGA
- a CDS encoding dipeptidase: MQVIDMHCDVLLRLYFSKGKSKFENAAELDASYEKLKKGGVKVQAFAIFVPPEMKSEQKFQAALDQIHYFYTDVLGNNPSMKIIKEWGDIDRLQDNEIGALLTLEGVDAIGNDLQKLTILYELGVRSIGLTWNNSNLAADGARERRAAGITSFGSEIIEFNNRHKILTDVSHLSEKSFWDVMDEAKYPIASHSNSKTICDHVRNLSDDQARAMFEKNSMIHVVYNPPFVKDREEVVISDLIEHIDHFCSLGGVNHVGLGSDFDGIATKIIDLEDGSKHPNLLNELLKRYSEDEVKGFAYQNFLNCRPT; this comes from the coding sequence TTGCAGGTAATCGATATGCATTGTGATGTGTTACTTAGATTGTATTTCTCGAAAGGCAAGTCGAAATTTGAAAATGCGGCGGAACTTGATGCTAGTTATGAAAAACTGAAAAAAGGCGGCGTAAAAGTACAAGCATTCGCTATTTTTGTTCCCCCGGAAATGAAGTCGGAACAAAAATTCCAGGCTGCTTTAGATCAAATACATTATTTCTATACGGATGTCCTTGGAAATAACCCATCTATGAAAATTATCAAGGAATGGGGAGATATTGATCGCTTACAAGACAATGAGATTGGGGCTTTATTGACATTGGAAGGGGTCGATGCAATCGGAAATGACCTTCAAAAATTAACGATTCTTTATGAATTAGGGGTTCGGTCAATTGGCCTTACGTGGAATAATTCAAATTTGGCAGCTGATGGTGCTCGGGAAAGACGTGCGGCGGGAATTACATCGTTCGGCAGTGAAATCATTGAATTCAACAATCGTCATAAAATCTTGACGGATGTATCCCATTTGAGTGAGAAATCTTTTTGGGATGTCATGGATGAGGCGAAGTATCCGATAGCGAGCCACTCCAATTCCAAAACGATTTGTGATCATGTTCGAAATCTTTCTGATGATCAGGCAAGAGCGATGTTTGAAAAAAATAGTATGATCCACGTCGTTTATAATCCCCCGTTTGTGAAGGACAGGGAAGAAGTGGTTATTTCCGATTTGATAGAACATATCGATCACTTCTGTTCGTTGGGCGGGGTGAACCACGTAGGATTGGGTTCCGACTTTGATGGAATTGCTACTAAAATTATTGATTTGGAAGATGGATCCAAGCATCCGAATTTATTGAATGAATTATTGAAACGATATAGTGAGGACGAGGTTAAAGGTTTCGCTTATCAAAACTTCTTGAATTGTCGTCCGACGTAA
- a CDS encoding zinc-ribbon domain-containing protein produces MGFDFCSECGKSLQAGERFCANCGHCIESEQIEEVNSTRKNRHIEDVQVSKMPKKQKIVIGIVAAITVALFSGHFYIKSIVSTDKQIAAIHEALHEGNGEKFLKAVHVDDDVIFDSEAYMELLVFDGAPYLIEEIRGAIDQVEKTGLPGFISAYFAGDLLKIEREKYLGIYNKIKITALAYEVKLETDLPSGKVLMRDKEWNLTGKPINLGRFLPGHYPVLLTNAELDDSTLEQAIMVTSESTDNVLSITKDAYMVSLVQDNEDGLLIIDGKETGKKVSEMPEIGPLFAQNPIELSVMKEIDGEQQQSLIVEAYPGDEVSFVFEVEQVEEEIASSTIDFQEDEEELTEAEIAKAAGQHVLSFRDAYESALNKRDFSLIAPFLLTDSVAYWELVGFVRDLKNENYTYEFTHNETTDWLIHPDGDVAIDTYEVFDFINHKGNLTHYKREKTYSLTQDADGNYKIYNIAIGDTIRE; encoded by the coding sequence ATGGGTTTTGATTTTTGTAGTGAATGCGGAAAGTCCTTGCAGGCAGGTGAGAGGTTTTGCGCGAACTGTGGACATTGCATCGAGTCTGAGCAAATAGAAGAAGTTAATTCAACTCGGAAAAATAGACATATTGAAGATGTTCAAGTTTCAAAAATGCCAAAGAAGCAAAAGATTGTAATTGGAATCGTTGCTGCCATCACCGTGGCATTGTTTTCCGGACATTTCTATATTAAGTCAATCGTTTCTACTGATAAGCAAATAGCTGCAATTCACGAGGCTTTGCATGAAGGAAATGGTGAAAAGTTCCTGAAAGCCGTGCATGTTGACGATGATGTAATTTTTGATTCAGAAGCTTATATGGAATTGTTGGTGTTTGACGGGGCACCGTACTTAATTGAAGAAATCAGGGGAGCGATTGATCAAGTCGAAAAAACAGGTTTGCCCGGGTTCATATCAGCTTACTTTGCTGGCGACCTATTAAAAATCGAACGTGAGAAATACCTAGGTATCTATAATAAAATCAAGATAACTGCGCTTGCTTATGAAGTGAAACTTGAAACTGATTTGCCGAGCGGAAAAGTTTTGATGAGGGATAAAGAATGGAATTTAACAGGCAAGCCTATTAATTTAGGACGTTTTTTACCCGGCCATTACCCGGTGTTATTAACGAACGCGGAATTAGACGATTCGACTTTGGAACAAGCTATTATGGTCACTTCAGAATCAACGGATAATGTGCTGAGTATAACAAAGGATGCCTATATGGTTTCGTTGGTGCAGGATAATGAAGATGGTTTATTAATAATTGACGGTAAAGAAACAGGTAAGAAAGTAAGTGAGATGCCAGAAATCGGTCCTTTATTCGCACAAAATCCGATTGAGTTAAGTGTTATGAAAGAGATTGATGGTGAACAACAACAATCTCTCATTGTAGAGGCTTATCCTGGTGATGAGGTTAGTTTCGTGTTCGAAGTTGAACAAGTTGAAGAAGAAATTGCATCTTCTACTATAGACTTCCAAGAAGATGAGGAAGAGTTAACTGAAGCTGAAATTGCTAAGGCGGCTGGGCAGCATGTATTGAGTTTTAGGGACGCTTATGAAAGCGCCTTGAATAAACGAGATTTTTCACTTATAGCTCCGTTTTTATTAACAGACAGCGTTGCTTATTGGGAATTGGTAGGGTTTGTTCGAGATTTGAAAAATGAAAATTACACATATGAATTCACTCATAATGAAACGACGGACTGGCTGATTCATCCTGATGGAGATGTAGCAATCGACACTTATGAGGTTTTCGATTTTATTAATCACAAAGGCAATTTAACTCATTACAAGAGAGAGAAAACATATTCTTTAACGCAAGACGCCGATGGCAATTATAAAATTTACAATATCGCAATCGGCGATACAATTCGCGAATGA